The Arachis ipaensis cultivar K30076 chromosome B05, Araip1.1, whole genome shotgun sequence nucleotide sequence cattctaaGCTCATGATGGTTGTAAGCTCAACATTCAAgaacaatggttggtgtagaaccaaattgcatgggtctaggaagttgtttggaagcttctttgagaattctacaTGTCAACCACACTTATGTCAACCACCCGGAAAGAAAATGTATGAAGATCGAATCGAAGATGGGtgtgaagataagatatgggatcccggttcgctatgtaaagaccaactatggggactcatatcttgggtagaactttgcccaagtttgatgaatatggttggaaattctgtcaaccaattgaggagcaaagatccttggagattcaaggatgagtacaaacataagccaccatgacaataagcatctcaaaatgtccaacttaaggacttaaactaaaagtgctaggtgggagacaccccaccatggtaaactctttccattcccttttaaatttgcctaataagtgatttgagttaccattgtaggtagatgtttcatacaaatttgtttgtacaatttaattgttagcttagtcacatgcatgttgtgtttagtagtagatgaataatatcAAAAATTGCATTTTGGGGAATTCAATGATGGTTGAGTGAATAAGAGTTGTGANNNNNNNNNNNNNNNNNNNNNNNNNNNNNNNNNNNNNNNNNNNNNNNNNNNNNNNNNNNNNNNNNNNNNNNNNNNNNNNNNNNNNNNNNNNNNNNNNNNNNNNNNNNNNNNNNNNNNNNNNNNNNNNNNNNNNNNNNNNNNNNNNNNNNNNNNNNNNNNNNNNNNNNNNNNNNNNNNNNNNNNNNNNNNNNNNNNNNNNNNNNNNNNNNNNNNNNNNNNNNNNNNNNNNNNNNNNNNNNNNNNNNNNNNNNNNNNNNNNNNNNNNNNNNNNNNNNNNNNNNNNNNNNNNNNNNNNNNNNNNNNNNNNNNNNNNNNNNNNNNNNNNNNNNNNNNNNNNNNNGCGCGCAGACGCGCACTACGTGCGGGCGCGCCGACTGTTAGATCCTGGAAGTTCGCGCGGACGCACACCTGCCGCGTCCGCGCCGATTTGCTGCTGCATATGATTGGGCCAAACCCCAGAGAGTTAAGCCATTTCTGGGCTAGCTCTAGGCCCCAGGCCCAACCCGATCTGCGCGAGCGCATGCATTGCGCCAGCGCGCCATATTCACAACTCGTCGACGTACGCGGACGCGCACTTGCCGCGCGCGCGTCCTTGCGTGGTGTCCCCAAAATAGGCCATGAACCAGAGAGTTGGGCGTGCCTCAAGCCCATTCTACGCCTCaggcccaatctcatgtacgcgtgcgcgcatgATACGCGCACGCGCCCCCGCCTCATATGCCATCCCCACGTTAACGCGCACTGTACGCTCACGCGTAGATCTCCATTCCCCTCAATGCACGCGGATGCGtacttgccgcgtgcgcgcaaATCTAGTGGCACGAATCCCAGGCTattctccagagagttaggcctgagTTGGGCCAACCCTAAGCCCCTGgcccaactccatgcacgcgtgcgcgcacggtacgcgcacgcgtcctttCCTATTTCTGCTCATCCCCGCTTAAGCGCGTTGTACACGCATGCGTAGGGTCCAGATTTTCTCAATgggcgcggacgcgcaaggtgcgtGCGCGCGCCAATTCAAAAATCGGGATAACCCTAGCTCGCGAAGCACACTGCGCAGTCGCGCACCCCACCCCCaacctccatcttcttcttctcctcaccCCAACTGTCATCACAGCAGCAACACCGGCCGCCGCCGCGCCATCTTCACCGCCGGCGACTCGCCCTCCCTCATCATCACCTTCTCTTCCCCCTCTCACCACcacccattctctctctctctcactcctctcttcctcctcccGGCCGAACTCCCACCGCGCCACCGTCTCCGCCTTCGCGCAGCCATCACCGCCTTCCCCTCTCTTTCTTCCCTTCTCTCTTACTCCTCTGACCTCCTCGCTCTCTCACCATCGCCGTCCCTTCCCCCCCAGTTTCTCGAACCACCGCGCCACCGTTCATGGCGGTGCCAATCTGTCTCCGCTGCCCTTGCCCTATCGTAGTCCCCACTGTCCATTTTCAGTTTTTCCCGGCTCCCAGGTTCCTGCTCCATTTCTGttaattcttttctatttttcttttttttatttgttcattcATGTTCGTTCCTagaattgcatgttagttagctaAATTCAAATGTTGAATGTTAGGATTAGTTAGAAATACttgcggttaggtagctaggactggatagaggattctaggcctgataagtgctccgtatgTGCTTACTTGCTGTTTGTCTGTTTGAATGTTGTATGCTAATTTTGGACTGCtttttatgcacttcttgttgccTGAATGCTGTACCACTGCTGCTGTGCTTAATTGATGATGCTTTCTTACTGTTTGTGCTATTctgctatccgggaacgtccaattttaagccggaatgctgcccgattttcaaggaaattagtttcattttgatctttatttcagttttgggcAAATTTTCGTTTCCTTTTTGACTTCCCGGATTTGCACAATCATCGTGAACATGAACCGCAATTTCTCGTTCAATTGAGCCTATATATCATCATATCACTAACCCACTTTTCTAACTCACTAATTTCTTTCACCATTTTACTTACACTCACTTTTCACCCTCTTTAACAATTCTTTCATGAATATGATGATATTAGTGCCTTTTTTGCATATGAGGTGTTATCTTTAATGAGGATTACGGTTTTGGTTCAGTCACTTATGCTTACTTGTTCACTTTTACATATTCAGTGCAACATCATGATTGCTCTTTGATAATGGTATCCTGAACATGTCTTCTTTGTTACATGCTAAATGTTTTATATattctatcacattttttttcaggatgtcggataaaggcaaAGCCATAGCCACTGCCTCTAAAAAGAGAAAACACTCTACCCCCTCCATTCCTTCCATCTACAAGAACTATGCTAGGAATCCATTGCAGGACGAGGATAAAGAGAATCAGCAGTTGCCTTCTACCAAAATGCAGATGACAGGGAGATTACTATCCCCTGGGGTgtttgggtgcacgagaagccaccTGCTAGCCGCCGCTCTCGGGCTAGGACTGTCATAGGGACACCTTCACCACCAGCCCCTGCAGCTGGCCCATCATCTTCTACAGCCGCAGCTCCTTCACCATCTACAGACCCTCCAGCAGCACCCGAGCCTACCTATCTCCTGGTCCAGCGTCTCTTCCGGTTCTTAGAGCGAGAGCGACACCATGTCAGACGCCGTTTGGATCGGATGGACCAGGCCCTTATCTCTCTGGGCGCCGAGCTACCTCCGCTTCCCGATTCTCCggcctccgatgagcaggatcatcaggaggaggaCGCGGAGGCACCAGCTCAGCAGGATGCCCCTGACACTACAGAGCCAGCACACATGGCGGCACCACCTCAGACACAGGAGACTCAGCCGGTCCCACAGCCACAGTCAGAGCCAGAGCCTATCGTTGTACCTCCCACTGATCCTCCggtttagcatcgaggacgatgcttggttttaagtgtggggagggcaccggtagcattatttgggaaccggtgaactttttcggcctagttatctcattttgcacatccttgtatatattttgatgcatttgcatttctagtttgctttggatacttttattgcttattttggattttagatattttgatgcttCTAGATATTATTGgatgcttttggatatttttagatGTTTTGGATGATAGATTCCGTACTTTTAGttggattcttttttttttatacactttgtttatctttgtttttagttCGTAGTAGTGATTATAAATCATACTTTGGATTGCAAATATTTAGTCACCCTTTTTTTTGCATAAGAAATTGGTTGAGTGAAAAAGGAAAGGGTGAACTAAGAAAATCTTTgaacttttcaatcacaacaatgcttagtcaaacattgagATTTTTCAAGAAGTTTAAACAAATTcctaatcttctcctcttcctctttctagTTGTGTGCTTTAATAATTGTAATTCTTCATTTTGTTTTGGATATATTGTNNNNNNNNNNNNNNNNNNNNNNNNNNNNNNNNNNNNNNNNNNNNNNNNNNNNNNNNNNNNNNNNNNNNNNNNNNNNNNNNNNNNNNNNNNNNNNNNNNNNNNNNNNNNNNNNNNNNNNNNNNNNNNNNNNNNNNNNNNNNNNNNNNNNNNNNNNNNNNNNNNNNNNNNNNNNNNNNNNNNNNNNNNNNNNNNNNNNNNNNNNNNNNNNNNNNNNNNNNNNNNNNNNNNNNNNNNNNNNNNNNNNNNNNNNNNNNNNNNNNNNNNNNNNNNNNNNNNNNNNNNccacttattttccattcttgtgtgaaattgttctctttccatgattgtgatccttgatttgcttgattctatatatccatttatttcttgtgtttgtgcatttatatgattgaggccattctttcattagccacttacccaaatagccaaccttttactttccattgttagccaattttgagcctatactTAACCAACTCATTCTTATTTTAGCTCATTACAAGCCcaaggcggaaaaccaatgaaaagtccttgtttggatctttgattagcctaggctagtgagagtgtgtattattcaagttggtaaggcttgggaacattggatgggataaaaaggggcaatacacttttatgtttaggaattgggcacatattcatgtattaatcaaatgtagaGACCTTATGCATTAATGTTCTTgggtacattgggtagagatagaagtgtgtgtgtgtttttgttaaaaaaaaattgggaattgggtacatactcatatattaatcatgtgtaaaccatatgcattgatgttcttgtatatagtttatgtttctatgttaaaaaaaaagagaaaaaaaaaagaaaaagaattacaacaaaaaggggacaaaaaagcCCTAAAGTTCAAAGCTTAATaatgatcaatgcatatgtgtggtgatcaaaagagaatacatgagtgtgtgaaaaagtgaagaatgggtagttagaatagctcgcatttgtataggtcattaattaggttaggtgggaaagtctatgctaatcaaagattcaaatcctagtccacttgaccataaatgatcctaccttgaccctaaccccattacaacctaaatgaaagacctcatgatgaatgtatgcacacattgaataagtgttgattgttagaagaaaatcaaattttggaaaacatgattagaaaagaattgagtgaattaacccttaaacacttgagtgaatagagcggatacacatccggtgagggttcaaaagttcaatCACATGTATTCACCCACATtatctatattcttgcaagtttgaactctttttaacaattcaatacaattgtggtttggACTTGGTCCTTATTACTTAGCTCTTGTACTTACACATgctctcttgggaattgatttgtttgaactaagcatttccaattgccttagatagttgcatttagataggactCATATAGTTTAGTTNNNNNNNNNNNNNNNNNNNNNNNNNNNNNNNNNNNNNNNNNNNNNNNNNNNNNNNNNNNNNNNNNNNNNNNNNNNNNNNNNNNNNNNNNNNNNNNNNNNNNNNNNNNNNNNNNNNNNNNNNNNNNNNNNNNNNNNNNNNNNNNNNNNNNNNNNNNNNNNNNNNNNNNNNNNNNNNNNNNNNNNNNNNNNNNNNNNNNNNNNNNNNNNNNNNNNNNNNNNNNNNNNNNNNNNNNNNNNNNNNNNNNNNNNNNNNNNNNNNNNNNNNNNNNNNNNNNNNNNNNNNNNNNNNNNNNNNNNNNNNNNNNNNNNNNNNNNNNNNNNNNNNNNNNNNNNNNNNNNNNNNNNNNNNNNNNNNNNNNNNNNNNNNNNNNNNNNNNNNNNNNNNNNNNNNNNNNNNNNNNNNNNNNNNNNNNNNNNNNNNNNNNNNNNNNNNNNNNNNNNNNNNNNNNNNNNNNNNNNNNNNNNNNNNNNNNNNNNNNNNNNNNNNNNNNNNNNNNNNNNNNNNNNNNNNNNNNNNNNNNNNNNNNNNNNNNNNNNNNNNNNNNNNNNNNNNNNNNNNNNNNNNNNNNNNNNNNNNNNNNNNNNNNNNNNNNNNNNNNNNNNNNNNNNNNNNNNNNNNNNNNNNNNNNNNNNNNNNNNNNNNNNNNNNNNNNNNNNNNNNNNNNNNNNNNNNNNNNNNNNNNNNNNNNNNNNNNNNNNNNNNNNNNNNNNNNNNNNNNNNNNNNNNNNNNNNNNNNNNNNNNNNNNNNNNNNNNNNNNNNNNNNNNNNNNNNNNNNNNNNNNNNNNNNNNNNNNNNNNNNNNNNNNNNNNNNNNNNNNNNNNNNNNNNNNNNNNNNNNNNNNNNNNNNNNNNNNNNNNNNNNNNNNNNNNNNNNNNNNNNNNNNNNNNNNNNNNNNNNNNNNNNNNNNNNNNNNNNNNNNNNNNNNNNNNNNNNNNNNNNNNNNNNNNNNNNNNNNNNNNNNNNNNNNNNNNNNNNNNNNNNNNNNNNNNNNNNNNNNNNNNNNNNNNNNNNNNNNNNNNNNNNNNNNNNNNNNNNNNNNNNNNNNNNNNNNNNNNNNNNNNNNNNNNNNNNNNNNNNNNNNNNNNNNNNNNNNNNNNNatctaattcctttgttgattgataattggagagattgctaattggtttggagtgcactaaagctagtctttccttggaagttggctaggacttgtggctcaagtcaattcatccacttgactttcctttaattagtaagggttaactaagtggtagcaatgaacaattctcatcacaattgagaaagataactaggataggacttctagttctcacaccttaccaagagccttttatagttgttagtttatttccattgccatttacttttcatgcctctcatccaaaaccccaaaataactcataaccaataacaagacacttcattgtaattcctagggagaacgacccgaggtccaatacttcggtttataaattttaggggtttgtactagtgacaaacaaatttttgtatgaaaggactattgttggtttagaaactatattgcaacgagatttcatttgaaaattctaaaccacacaaaccAATCGTCACACACATTCAAGGACTATCCAAGAAAGTAACAAATTCCTGAAGTGCTTCTTCGATCAATACGGTTTCCgacaaaatctgcatcacaataactaaCTACACAAAACTCATCAGATTTGGGATACCAAATGCCAAAATCTACAGTACCATTGATGTATCTAATGATCTTTTTCACATCAGAAAGATGTGATTCTTTTGGATGAGATTGAAATCTAGAACACACACCCACACTATGAACAATATCCAATCTAGAGGATGTTAGATACATGAGTGATCCTATCAtacctctataccttgtttcatccacatctttccctttttcatccttttcaagttttaaatttgGATGCATAGGTATActcattggtttggaattttctaaaccaaatttcttaactaacaCTTTGGCATATTTACCTTGGTGCACAAAAActccactaggagtttgtttgatttggagtCCTAGGAAGAATGTGAGTTCTCCCATCATACTCatatcaaactcactagtcattaaattttcaaattcatcacACAAGGCTTCATTAGCCGATCCAAAcacaatatcatccacataaacttgaacaagtatAAAATTATCATTAGATTCTTTAATGAATAGAGTTGTATCCATAGTACccctttgaaaattattttcaaatagaaAAGAATTAAGTCTTTCATagcaagctcttggagcttgtctcaaaccataAAGTGCTTTAGAGAGTTTAAAAATAtggtttgaaaattttttattttcaaaactgGGGGGTTATGCTACGtatacttctctatcaataaatccATTCAAAAAGGCGCACTTAACATCCATTTGGAAAAGCTTAAATCCTTTGTGGGCTACATATACAAGCAATAATCTTGTTGCTTCCATTCTTGCAACTGGAGCAAATGACTCAACAAATGCAATGCCCTCCTCTTGATCATACCCTTGAGCTACTAATCTAACTTTATTTCTAACAACACTACCATCCTTGCTAAATTTATTTCTAAAGATCTATTTAGTActcgttaccttcttaccattcgGATAAGGCACTAAAGTCCAAACCTTATTCTTCTCAAATTATACAAATTCTTCTTCCACTGTCTTTATCCAAGAGGGATCATCCAGGGCTTCCTTCACATTTTGGGATTCCACTTGTGATATGAGAGTAATATTATTGAGTTTGGCTCTTTTTCTGCTTGAGGATCTTGTGGTAACTTCATGGGATGGATCTCCAATAATAAATTCATGTGGATAGTTCTTCAAGAACTTTCATTCTCTAGGTTTTGGGGAAGTGATCTCAGGTTGGGCATTgttgaatccatattttacgatatattttggtttgatttgagtggattccatcagataaacccacatttattcacctaaatagcatgcttttgagatttcttcatGAATTGttcttgaaagtgaaaacatgctcttttgtgcttaatttagtcaatttttattcactttaatcccatttggtgtcttgatatatttgttaagtgattttcaggtttccaaggcaagtatgggttgaagtagtgaggaaagagcataagtctacgtgtgcgtacgcacaagtcaggattcagcatgtgtgctgacgcacacatctgtgcgtccgcacaggtccttgcacgtgacctcattaattacAACTCGCTAGCAGCGATTTTGGgcccccaaaacccaatccaactcattttctgaagctatttaagaccaaagtgaagaggaatgagagGGCAATTAGGTGTAGTTTTTATGatattttctcttagtttctagagagagaagctcccctctctctagaattagggttctttagtttaatttcttgtaatttctacttttaattcttgttttcattcacttttccttgtcatttattgttattgcttcgtgttcttcttcattcctcttgttatttactttattttgtcaatttatgttttatgacactcttgttacattttactttcaattaatgcaaatttatattcccatgtcatttattgctttcttgggTTGTCATTGTCATTTCCttgctttggtagttttagaatttattttaatgtaatttaatattattttattctcatgcacaccaagtatttgataaaatgcttggcttagtttctacttagtttttctccactcttggcttgaatttgatgactttggtgatccttgagtcattgatgtctattcttgtttgatatattagagtagttagttgatttggttttctttgactctgtgtgaccccttagtgttgacataggacttagggatagaaattaactatgcctatttgacttatcttcgatgtaaggttgactaagtaggattaactcttcataatcatcatatatttgtggtcaatgactaggataggtaaccttagccttcaattacttgccaagaggtttcttgcattttaagttccctttacttgcatttaattgctttgacttttactgcgttgacttttatttgctttgatgtttaatttcttgcatgtttagttttcacactcttggttgagaaattagaTGTTTGGgttgaattgagttgtggatgttgataaaccactatttcatggtttatcttgtgcttaattgagtggtttttatctattctttacccacttattcatactatttgcatggttttacatttaccttcctaattatgtgctttgattgaaaacatgcttctttggacttataattgctaatattaatcctctcttattaccattagatgccttgatatgtgtgttgagtgatttcagagattacagggcaggaatggcttggaggatggaaaagaagaatgcaaaagtggaaggaatacaagaagttgaagaaattgctaagctgtccagcctgacctcttcgcactcaaatagctataactttagctacagaggtccaaacgacgtggttctagttgcgttggaaagctaacgtccggggtttcgatttgatatataatattccatagttcccctgacgctaggtgacgcgaccacgtgatccatgcggccgcgtcgctgtgacgaaaaaccagcatgGCAAAatccgaaaccagcgaattctggactgtttcggACCCAgcttgcggcccagaaaatacagattagaggctataaagtgggggactgcatgcATTCAAAAggaggctttcatattcacaattttaggagtagatgtagtttttagagagagaggttctctcctctctcttaggattaggatttaggacttctcttagttttaggagtgactctcaatcccaggttctttatttttatttattttcctaatttaatttatgaactcttccatgttacatttgatatctttattagagttaattgaggtatttcagacttatgattactctctttaatttattaatgctctgtgtttatccaaattattttcattcaagtagactttcttcccttttggctttggttaaggtaattggtgacgcttgagctgtcaaataaaacagtggttgaaattggcagattctgattgaactaggattgctctaaagctagtctctccacaggagttgactaggacttgagaatcaagccaatCAGCTCACTTAACTTTTCtttgtttagtaaaggttgaccaagtgggattaaaatccaattctcatcacaattgataaggataggacttccagttcttatactttgccaagagtttattttatagttatttatttatcttattcttcttatgcaacatactgcttccttactttctaaaacccctaatttacaagactcataaccaataataagaacatacctccatgcaattccttgagaagacgacccgaggtttaaatactcggttatcaatttaaaaggggtttgttacttgtgacaaccaaaacgtttgtacgaagggatttctgtcggtttagagactatatctacaacgcgactgtttttatgaaattctttactggcaaaaattccaattccacaaggatttgatcaaccctcatggcaacaaccacctccaatggactatcaacaaccaccaccatatgcctatgaaccctttcctcaacacaactttggaccaccatactcacaagcctctttccgccattcacctccatatgaccctaaccctcaaccaccataccaaccaccttatgagccatatgaactatatatagaaccaccccaattccaatccaatcactcccaaccaccaccactttcttttgtatcatgtccaagtccggcaacccgagaagcagaggatcgcctaaggaaaacagtaattaaaatttaggcaaccgttcaacaactggggcaagtaTTAATTAAATGGGATTCTAgacgcttaaatacacaaggatcagctacagccccatgtggacagtctagtgaagagcatagcatgaaggagataccagaaaccccagtggacaagacagagaatgaattcgtactagaacaagtagaagaaactgtcattgttcaagaagaagaagaagtggttgaagacttaggagatgcagaacatccatgggaaagtcaagacatagagcctccttccaagacggttgtaattgatgctgaggagggtgtacaacctccaaagcatatcatagttgaagacttggaagaggttgatcaagagatggagattcaagaagaagaagcacaacctcccatgcccttggaaagcaatgaagaggagattgaattgaaagagagctaccaagaggaagaggttgaaattgaagaagcttgcaaagaggtggtagttatcagaaaagagcacaagggagtggagcttgcaatttcattaaaaatacctccccctaagttgccatcatccttcacaacattcaagtgggtaaaattcatatcccatagctttctaatcccacttgaatatgggctactggagacggatggtcaacttagagctctttgtggcattaagagtaagaggaagatagccagtgataagaattgtcaagcaaggttcatcatggttggaagctttaagttcaaacgcaaaggttggtataaagctcaactaaatgggtctaggaagttgtttggtcactgcagtgagaattcagatcacctttcacccggctggaaaaatacagatcccgacaaggatgggtgtaaaagcaagatttgggatcctagaatctgctctgacacttattaccccgggagcctaagaatctttttgaagctgctcaagggttttacatgcctagtttgggaccccggaggttactggaatcacaaacactggtggagattcctggatgagttcaagcataagccacc carries:
- the LOC107640590 gene encoding phosphatase and actin regulator 4A-like; amino-acid sequence: MRRVQIFSMGADAQGACARQFKNRDNPSSRSTLRSRAPHPQPPSSSSPHPNCHHSSNTGRRRAIFTAGDSPSLIITFSSPSHHHPFSLSLTPLFLLPAELPPRHRLRLRAAITAFPSLSSLLSYSSDLLALSPSPSLPPQFLEPPRHRSWRCQSVSAALALSMSDKDDREITIPWGVWVHEKPPASRRSRARTVIGTPSPPAPAAGPSSSTAAAPSPSTDPPAAPEPTYLLVQRLFRFLERERHHVRRRLDRMDQALISLGAELPPLPDSPASDEQDHQEEDAEAPAQQDAPDTTEPAHMAAPPQTQETQPVPQPQSEPEPIVVPPTDPPV